One window from the genome of Lentibacillus daqui encodes:
- a CDS encoding antibiotic biosynthesis monooxygenase family protein, with translation MHAYMTKGTYDFLQKLQDKYPDIPFYFMAGDSGTLAYYEGKEKSVFVAGSAYDVIESQGEIAKKGYVVMNHIPVTDDGTTKVEERFKQRKSGLDHMPGFQAFRLLRPRKGNTYVVVTQWASEHDFENWKNSSTFKKQHQNQAAKPPAYVAAKPFITTYQMVKQE, from the coding sequence GTGCATGCATATATGACGAAAGGAACATATGATTTTTTGCAAAAACTGCAGGACAAATATCCTGATATCCCATTTTATTTCATGGCAGGCGACTCAGGTACGCTGGCGTATTATGAGGGAAAGGAAAAAAGTGTATTTGTCGCAGGCAGTGCCTATGACGTGATCGAGTCTCAAGGTGAGATTGCCAAAAAGGGATATGTTGTCATGAACCATATTCCAGTGACTGACGATGGCACGACCAAAGTGGAAGAACGGTTTAAACAACGCAAAAGCGGACTGGATCATATGCCAGGGTTTCAGGCCTTCCGTCTGCTTCGTCCCCGAAAAGGCAATACATACGTTGTTGTCACCCAGTGGGCATCTGAACACGATTTCGAAAACTGGAAGAACTCCAGCACTTTTAAAAAGCAGCATCAGAACCAAGCCGCAAAACCACCAGCATATGTAGCAGCCAAACCATTTATCACAACCTACCAAATGGTCAAACAAGAATAG
- a CDS encoding thioredoxin family protein has product MKKKMIIFAVIIVVLFAALYFVTVFKNKQAVDEHDNPYGKNDLKQETIDQLDDPMYQNQIIPDKLDEKLANKEDMFVYFYSPTCPHCQRVTPVLVPLAEDLGADVKKLNLWEFDNKWDTYAIESTPTLVYYKNGKEADRISGEGQTEEETKQMYQHFLKEHVE; this is encoded by the coding sequence TTGAAAAAGAAGATGATCATTTTCGCAGTGATAATTGTTGTGTTGTTTGCAGCATTGTACTTTGTCACTGTTTTTAAAAACAAACAAGCAGTTGATGAGCATGATAATCCATACGGAAAAAATGATTTGAAACAGGAGACAATTGATCAACTGGATGATCCAATGTATCAAAATCAAATCATACCAGATAAACTAGATGAGAAATTGGCAAATAAAGAGGATATGTTTGTTTATTTTTACAGTCCAACTTGCCCGCATTGCCAACGTGTGACACCAGTGCTTGTTCCGCTGGCAGAGGATCTTGGCGCGGATGTGAAGAAGCTTAACCTTTGGGAGTTTGACAATAAATGGGATACGTATGCGATCGAATCAACCCCAACACTTGTTTATTACAAAAATGGGAAAGAAGCCGATCGAATTAGCGGAGAAGGCCAAACAGAAGAAGAAACAAAGCAAATGTATCAACACTTTTTAAAAGAACACGTAGAATAA
- a CDS encoding disulfide oxidoreductase, giving the protein MKNEKSGETILFVIWGQAVIAFVGSLFFSEVMGYVPCELCWFQRILMYPLVIIYGAAMVKKDLAIALPGLILSGIGLLVSIYHYLVQKLPALQEAGGSCGVIPCNTEYVNYFGFITIPFLAGVAFIVIFVLHLVLLRQQKGEAGR; this is encoded by the coding sequence ATGAAAAACGAAAAGTCAGGGGAGACGATTCTGTTTGTTATTTGGGGACAAGCAGTCATTGCGTTTGTCGGTAGTTTGTTTTTCTCAGAGGTTATGGGATATGTCCCGTGTGAACTCTGTTGGTTCCAGCGGATTTTGATGTATCCATTGGTGATTATCTATGGTGCCGCAATGGTCAAAAAGGATTTGGCGATTGCTCTGCCGGGACTTATCCTAAGCGGGATTGGTCTGCTTGTATCCATCTATCACTATTTGGTGCAAAAACTGCCCGCCCTACAGGAAGCTGGTGGATCATGCGGGGTCATTCCGTGTAATACGGAATATGTGAATTACTTTGGATTTATTACGATCCCATTTCTAGCAGGGGTTGCATTTATCGTTATTTTTGTACTTCATCTGGTTTTACTTAGACAGCAAAAGGGGGAAGCAGGACGTTGA
- a CDS encoding phosphatase PAP2 family protein, whose protein sequence is MNHNMRYFYYFLLLLLTGVIIVWAFDAYTGRIPYLDQWTEAFAENMAGTKLYAVFRWFTEFGSGSFLFPFVVIISFLVGLMYRDWFSGGMVASGVIVCYLLNYGIKFIVARDRPRVSAAADAVGYSFPSGHSMLSIVCYGLFVYFMVGKLRTRKAAVWLEICFALLVLMIGLSRYIIRVHYLTDVIAGFGIGLLYLMIWVRVYRYVQRLRGRRTPETG, encoded by the coding sequence TTGAATCACAACATGCGGTATTTTTATTATTTTCTGTTGCTGCTGCTTACGGGTGTCATTATTGTCTGGGCGTTCGATGCATATACTGGCAGAATCCCATACCTTGATCAGTGGACAGAAGCTTTTGCAGAAAACATGGCTGGAACGAAATTATATGCGGTTTTTCGCTGGTTTACGGAATTCGGATCAGGTTCATTTTTATTTCCTTTTGTCGTAATCATAAGCTTCCTTGTTGGACTGATGTATCGTGATTGGTTTTCGGGAGGGATGGTCGCCAGTGGAGTGATTGTTTGTTATCTGCTTAATTATGGTATCAAGTTTATTGTTGCCAGAGATCGCCCGCGGGTGTCGGCAGCAGCGGATGCGGTTGGATATAGCTTTCCCTCCGGACATTCGATGCTTTCTATCGTCTGTTATGGGTTGTTTGTTTATTTTATGGTTGGGAAATTACGGACGAGAAAGGCAGCTGTCTGGTTGGAAATATGTTTCGCACTACTTGTCCTGATGATCGGGCTCAGCAGGTACATCATTCGGGTCCATTATTTAACCGATGTCATAGCGGGCTTTGGTATTGGTTTGCTTTATCTGATGATCTGGGTTAGGGTGTATCGATATGTCCAGCGATTGCGCGGCCGTCGAACACCGGAGACAGGCTAA
- a CDS encoding ferritin-like domain-containing protein: MNEDLKKLIDGLNVDLAHEYGAAIQYTYSAAVVSGLYRSALKPFFESEINDEMGHAAYLSEKISALGGTPTTESAKVEQPTQVRDLLKATLQAESDTIDRYEERKKLADKLGYTELVVKLEDIIADETHHKEEVERLLADPRISE; the protein is encoded by the coding sequence ATGAACGAAGACTTAAAAAAGTTAATTGATGGATTAAACGTTGATTTGGCACATGAATATGGTGCAGCCATTCAATATACGTACAGTGCCGCCGTCGTTTCTGGATTGTATCGCTCTGCATTAAAGCCGTTTTTTGAATCAGAAATTAATGATGAAATGGGTCATGCCGCCTATTTATCGGAAAAAATCAGTGCATTGGGCGGTACACCAACGACTGAATCTGCGAAAGTTGAGCAGCCTACCCAAGTAAGAGACCTTTTGAAAGCGACATTACAAGCAGAATCCGATACAATCGATCGCTATGAAGAAAGAAAAAAACTTGCTGATAAGTTGGGCTATACCGAACTGGTGGTAAAGTTGGAAGATATCATTGCTGATGAAACGCATCATAAAGAAGAGGTAGAACGACTACTTGCTGATCCAAGAATTTCTGAATAA
- a CDS encoding M20 family metallopeptidase: MREDLHKAIDDLYPETVKIRRHLHQHPELSFKETETASFIANFYEELGIPYQSHVGGNGVVATLKGGKPGKTICLRADFDALPIQEENDVLYKSTVDGVMHACGHDGHTAQLLALAKAVQPFQHELPGTIIFLHQHAEEYAPGGAKPMIEAGVLDDVDAVFGTHLWATTPIGVLQTSKTAFMAGADRFNITIQGQGGHGGYPHETKDALVIGAQLLVELQQIVARRMDPLKTAVITVGKFEGGSAFNIIADKATLIGTVRYFDPLLQEKIISEMETIIKGACIASNATYKFNYEKGYPPLINHPKEAELVLEVGNELPDVVSSEAVDPSMAGEDFAYYMLERPGAFFFTGAQKGENPYPHHHPKFDINEKAMPIAAKTLIDAYLKYQEWHR; this comes from the coding sequence ATGCGGGAAGATTTACATAAAGCGATTGATGATTTATACCCGGAAACGGTGAAGATACGCCGTCATTTACATCAACATCCGGAATTGTCATTTAAAGAAACTGAAACAGCATCATTCATTGCCAACTTTTATGAGGAATTAGGCATTCCTTATCAAAGTCATGTTGGCGGAAACGGCGTTGTCGCGACATTAAAAGGTGGTAAACCCGGTAAAACAATTTGCTTGCGCGCTGACTTTGATGCATTGCCTATTCAAGAAGAAAATGATGTACTCTATAAATCAACAGTTGATGGGGTCATGCATGCCTGTGGTCACGATGGCCATACCGCCCAATTATTGGCATTGGCCAAAGCAGTTCAGCCATTCCAACACGAGCTGCCTGGTACCATCATCTTTTTACATCAACATGCCGAAGAATACGCACCTGGTGGAGCAAAACCGATGATTGAAGCGGGCGTACTTGATGATGTTGATGCAGTGTTTGGTACGCATCTATGGGCAACCACCCCTATTGGTGTTTTGCAAACATCGAAAACTGCTTTTATGGCAGGTGCTGACCGTTTCAACATTACAATTCAGGGTCAAGGCGGGCATGGTGGTTATCCACACGAAACAAAGGATGCATTAGTGATTGGCGCACAATTACTTGTCGAGCTTCAGCAAATCGTTGCGCGACGAATGGACCCATTGAAAACAGCAGTCATTACCGTGGGAAAATTTGAAGGTGGCTCCGCATTCAATATCATTGCTGACAAAGCAACATTAATCGGAACCGTCCGCTACTTTGACCCGTTATTGCAGGAGAAGATCATCAGCGAAATGGAAACGATCATCAAAGGTGCGTGTATAGCAAGCAACGCAACCTATAAGTTTAATTATGAAAAAGGCTATCCGCCATTGATCAATCATCCAAAAGAAGCAGAATTGGTATTGGAGGTTGGAAACGAGCTGCCCGATGTGGTTTCCAGTGAAGCGGTTGATCCGTCCATGGCGGGTGAGGATTTTGCCTATTACATGTTAGAACGCCCTGGTGCCTTTTTCTTTACTGGTGCTCAAAAAGGAGAAAATCCATATCCACACCATCACCCGAAATTTGACATTAATGAAAAGGCAATGCCGATTGCTGCGAAAACACTCATCGATGCTTACTTAAAATATCAAGAATGGCATCGGTAA
- a CDS encoding type II toxin-antitoxin system death-on-curing family toxin — protein sequence MDIHYLSVRDVTIIHFMVMKKYGEGEQVGIKEQGLLESAVYRPQQSVFGEDAYVSLWDKAGAFFESLVQNHCFFNGNKRTAFTSLDIFLKKNGYYIIPDTDTNEAFTYQVAERKIHTGKISAWIRLHAVEKR from the coding sequence ATGGATATACATTATTTAAGTGTTAGAGATGTTACAATCATTCACTTTATGGTCATGAAAAAATATGGTGAAGGGGAACAGGTGGGGATCAAGGAACAAGGTTTGTTGGAATCGGCTGTATATCGCCCACAACAATCTGTATTTGGTGAAGATGCCTACGTAAGCTTATGGGATAAAGCAGGCGCCTTTTTTGAGTCCTTGGTACAAAACCATTGCTTTTTTAATGGCAATAAACGAACTGCATTTACCAGCCTTGACATCTTTTTAAAGAAAAATGGGTATTATATTATCCCTGATACGGACACTAACGAAGCGTTTACGTACCAGGTGGCGGAAAGGAAAATTCACACTGGTAAGATTTCTGCTTGGATACGGCTGCATGCTGTGGAAAAAAGGTAG
- a CDS encoding AbrB/MazE/SpoVT family DNA-binding domain-containing protein, producing the protein MDKETRKVVPFGNSVGVGIPKKILETLNIHRGDEMEFEIRNDEIVMRKKEKLEDQVDPEMLKMLQETFRDHNELLERLK; encoded by the coding sequence ATGGATAAAGAAACCAGAAAAGTGGTACCATTTGGGAATAGCGTGGGAGTAGGCATCCCGAAAAAAATTTTAGAAACATTAAATATTCATCGTGGTGATGAAATGGAATTTGAAATAAGAAACGATGAGATTGTTATGCGTAAGAAAGAAAAATTGGAAGACCAGGTGGATCCGGAGATGTTGAAAATGCTTCAGGAAACCTTTCGTGATCACAATGAATTACTGGAAAGATTGAAGTAG
- a CDS encoding ABC transporter permease, translating into MFDANQFFKQRFSQHLKETSRYLKYIFNGHIAFAMLFFIAAAAYYYQQWLTRMPENFPTDWIIGIVFGLLVSYSPVRTLLKEPDLVFLIAAEHKLGAYFRNALIYSFVIQLYLILLAAAAFGPLYFASFSERSGSEYLITIVVVLIFKVWNLLANWWMLKVRDLATRRTDILLRVLLNCAVFYLLVHGNILFAAIATVVFIILFLYDYSISKKQAGLVWDVLLEKDQNRMQFFYRIANMFTDVPHLKNRVKKRQWLVNLVNRVPFRQKSTFDYLYRITFIRSGDYLGMFVRLLVIGGLLIYFIPNGWVKIVFALLFLYLSSFQMMTLYQHHRTVIWLDIYPVSIQLRRDAVLTWLYKLTFIQTIIFAVLFVLIGDYLGAVITLIGGALFNYLFITGYVRKKLA; encoded by the coding sequence ATGTTTGATGCCAACCAATTTTTTAAACAACGGTTTTCTCAGCATTTAAAGGAGACAAGCCGTTATCTAAAATACATTTTTAATGGGCATATTGCGTTTGCCATGCTGTTTTTTATCGCAGCGGCTGCTTACTATTATCAACAATGGCTCACCCGTATGCCCGAAAACTTCCCAACCGACTGGATCATTGGCATTGTTTTTGGACTTTTGGTCAGTTACAGCCCTGTCCGCACGTTATTAAAGGAACCTGACCTGGTTTTCCTGATTGCCGCTGAACATAAGCTTGGGGCTTATTTTCGGAATGCCTTAATTTATAGTTTTGTCATCCAGCTTTATTTGATTTTGCTCGCAGCAGCGGCATTTGGACCACTTTATTTTGCATCTTTTTCAGAGCGAAGTGGCAGTGAATATCTGATTACGATTGTGGTTGTGCTGATTTTTAAAGTATGGAATTTGCTTGCCAACTGGTGGATGCTTAAAGTACGCGATCTGGCAACCAGACGTACGGATATACTGTTAAGGGTCTTGCTCAATTGTGCGGTGTTTTATTTACTTGTTCATGGAAATATCCTGTTTGCAGCAATTGCAACGGTCGTATTTATTATCTTGTTTTTATATGACTATAGTATTTCAAAAAAACAGGCTGGTCTTGTTTGGGATGTGTTGCTGGAAAAGGATCAGAACCGCATGCAATTCTTTTACCGGATTGCGAATATGTTTACCGATGTACCGCACCTGAAAAATCGGGTCAAGAAACGGCAATGGTTGGTTAATCTTGTCAATCGGGTTCCGTTTCGCCAAAAGTCAACTTTCGACTATTTATACCGGATTACTTTCATCAGAAGTGGAGATTATCTCGGGATGTTTGTTCGGTTACTTGTCATCGGCGGCTTGCTGATTTATTTTATTCCGAACGGCTGGGTAAAAATTGTTTTTGCGTTATTGTTTTTATACTTAAGCAGTTTCCAGATGATGACTTTATACCAACACCATCGCACTGTTATCTGGCTGGATATCTACCCTGTATCAATCCAATTGCGGAGAGATGCTGTATTAACATGGTTATATAAGCTTACCTTTATTCAAACGATTATATTTGCTGTGTTGTTTGTGTTGATCGGGGATTATTTGGGTGCTGTGATTACTTTGATCGGCGGTGCCTTGTTCAATTATTTGTTTATTACCGGATATGTGAGAAAAAAATTGGCGTAA
- a CDS encoding ABC transporter ATP-binding protein, whose protein sequence is MKPLLHIENLHGGYTHKNVLHGISFDVYPHEIVGLIGLNGAGKSTTIKHIIGLMQAKKGTVSVNGKTFAENPQNYRSQMAYIPEMPILYDELTLYEHLRLTAMAYDVPEDVFEKRLHPLLKEFRMEKKLKWFPVHFSKGMRQKVMIMCAFLIEPSLYVVDEPFVGLDPLGIQSYLQLMNHMKDNGSGVLMSTHILATAERYCDRFVILHDGNIRAIGTLKDLQRDFQMPGATLDDIYVQLTKEESHV, encoded by the coding sequence TTGAAACCATTGTTACATATAGAGAACCTGCACGGTGGGTATACCCATAAAAATGTACTGCATGGTATTTCGTTTGATGTGTATCCCCATGAGATTGTTGGTTTAATTGGATTAAATGGAGCCGGTAAAAGTACGACGATTAAGCATATTATTGGTCTAATGCAGGCAAAAAAAGGGACGGTTTCTGTAAACGGAAAAACCTTTGCAGAAAACCCGCAAAATTACCGTAGTCAGATGGCTTATATTCCAGAAATGCCGATCTTATATGATGAGTTAACATTATATGAACATTTGCGCTTAACGGCGATGGCGTATGATGTGCCGGAAGATGTGTTTGAAAAAAGACTTCATCCATTGTTAAAGGAATTTCGGATGGAGAAAAAATTAAAATGGTTCCCTGTACATTTTTCCAAAGGGATGCGGCAGAAGGTCATGATCATGTGTGCCTTTCTAATCGAACCATCCTTGTATGTTGTGGACGAGCCATTTGTTGGTTTGGATCCACTTGGCATTCAGTCTTACTTACAATTGATGAATCATATGAAAGACAACGGTTCTGGCGTGTTGATGTCCACCCACATTCTGGCAACTGCAGAACGCTATTGTGACCGGTTTGTTATTTTGCACGATGGAAACATTCGCGCTATTGGCACATTAAAAGACTTGCAGCGTGATTTCCAAATGCCTGGTGCAACGCTCGATGATATCTATGTTCAATTAACAAAGGAAGAAAGCCATGTTTGA
- a CDS encoding HIT family protein has product MQHEDCIFCKIINGDIPSAKVYEDDQVYAFLDISQITKGHTLVIPKTHTKNIYETSPEVASELFARIPKIANAIKEVYKPIGMNLLNNNEAPAEQSVFHLHIHIIPRYGEGDGYQLGWYTHENDYSSDDLQQIAKEIGTAIK; this is encoded by the coding sequence ATGCAACATGAGGATTGTATTTTTTGTAAAATTATTAATGGTGACATCCCATCAGCAAAAGTGTATGAAGATGACCAAGTATACGCATTCTTGGATATCAGCCAAATTACTAAAGGACACACACTTGTGATTCCAAAGACACACACGAAAAATATTTATGAAACCTCACCGGAAGTTGCCAGTGAATTGTTTGCCCGAATTCCCAAAATAGCCAATGCAATTAAAGAAGTGTACAAGCCAATTGGGATGAACTTGTTAAATAACAACGAGGCACCAGCAGAACAATCCGTTTTTCATTTACATATCCATATCATTCCGCGGTATGGAGAAGGTGACGGTTACCAGTTAGGCTGGTACACGCATGAAAATGACTATTCTTCTGATGACTTGCAGCAAATTGCCAAGGAGATTGGTACAGCGATTAAATAA
- a CDS encoding YtxH domain-containing protein → MSKSSLLLGFVIGGVASATATLLSAPSSGKELRYRARQQGAEWKQMIADLKRDGLRLKEQITNTSKEGAALIKDLTQEMKVSVQEWKQSVEPHQQNIKHYLEQIESSLKDLEEKMKNEQEEY, encoded by the coding sequence ATGTCTAAAAGCAGTTTATTATTGGGATTTGTTATTGGAGGCGTTGCAAGTGCCACAGCTACACTGCTAAGTGCGCCATCCTCCGGTAAGGAATTACGTTATCGGGCCAGACAACAAGGTGCTGAATGGAAACAAATGATTGCGGATCTCAAACGGGATGGATTACGACTGAAGGAGCAAATTACCAATACCTCCAAAGAAGGTGCTGCATTAATCAAGGATTTAACCCAGGAAATGAAGGTCTCAGTACAAGAATGGAAACAATCCGTTGAACCCCATCAGCAAAACATCAAACACTACTTGGAACAAATCGAATCCAGCTTAAAAGATCTTGAGGAGAAAATGAAGAACGAACAAGAGGAATATTGA
- a CDS encoding glycine betaine ABC transporter substrate-binding protein, whose amino-acid sequence MNHLTKKYVVLMIAVLFILIAAGCSGNKANGDGEKTDIGEAVDYTITGIEPGAGITVTTEKALKEYDNLKGWDVEEASTAAMMEELGKAIDKEEPIVVTGWNPHWMFAKYPDMKYLDDPKGVYGETEVIKTLARKGLKEDKPEAYKLLDQFQWEVEDMEDIMYEATKSGADIDDVAKEWVEENPDKVDEWTKGVDDVDGEEIELVSTPWDSERASSGVVAEVLRSKGFDVTVTPVDVAVVFKSVANGDGDATLAAWMPMTHKDFYDKYDGQFEDLGENLKGAKIGLVVPDYMDIDSIEDLEPK is encoded by the coding sequence ATGAATCATCTAACTAAAAAATATGTTGTTTTGATGATTGCCGTGCTATTTATATTGATTGCAGCCGGTTGTTCGGGAAACAAAGCAAACGGTGATGGAGAGAAAACAGATATAGGTGAAGCAGTAGATTATACGATCACTGGTATTGAGCCCGGAGCAGGAATTACCGTAACAACAGAAAAGGCTTTGAAAGAATATGACAATTTAAAAGGCTGGGATGTGGAAGAGGCGTCTACAGCGGCCATGATGGAGGAACTGGGGAAAGCGATTGATAAAGAAGAGCCAATTGTGGTAACTGGTTGGAACCCCCATTGGATGTTTGCTAAATATCCGGATATGAAATACCTGGATGATCCGAAAGGGGTTTACGGTGAAACAGAAGTAATTAAAACGCTTGCACGCAAAGGGCTAAAGGAAGATAAACCGGAAGCCTATAAATTGCTTGATCAGTTCCAATGGGAAGTGGAAGATATGGAAGACATTATGTATGAGGCAACCAAATCCGGAGCAGATATTGACGATGTAGCGAAAGAATGGGTAGAAGAAAATCCGGATAAAGTAGACGAATGGACAAAAGGTGTTGATGATGTAGACGGTGAGGAAATTGAATTGGTATCAACCCCGTGGGATTCTGAACGCGCTTCCTCGGGTGTGGTAGCAGAGGTATTAAGGTCAAAAGGCTTTGATGTTACCGTTACCCCGGTTGATGTCGCCGTCGTATTCAAATCGGTAGCCAATGGTGACGGTGATGCGACGTTGGCCGCTTGGATGCCAATGACGCATAAAGACTTTTATGATAAATATGACGGGCAGTTTGAAGATTTGGGTGAAAATTTAAAGGGAGCTAAAATTGGCTTAGTTGTTCCAGATTATATGGACATAGACTCCATTGAGGATTTAGAGCCGAAATAA
- a CDS encoding glycine betaine ABC transporter substrate-binding protein, translating into MFTLNWKRLGVAAGLSLSLVAAGCGSDDDASSDKDSDSGSSGDKKIELSYVEWDTEVASTNVIAKVLEDEGFDVTVTPLDNAVMWQSVASGESDGMVAAWLPGTHGDLYEEHKDDVEDLGTNLEGAKIGLTVPEYMDVDSIEDLKDEADKTITGIEPGAGVVQHAEQAVDDYDNLNGWEVETSSSGAMASALGKAIKKKDPIVITGWSPHWMFQKYDLKYLDDPKNSFGDAEEIRTMVRKDLKDDMPDAYKILDNFQWETDDIESVMLDIQNGEDPEDAAAKWVEDNQDKVDEWTEGVE; encoded by the coding sequence ATGTTTACACTTAACTGGAAACGTCTTGGCGTAGCAGCCGGACTATCATTATCATTAGTTGCTGCAGGGTGCGGTTCAGATGATGATGCTTCATCAGATAAAGATTCAGATAGCGGTTCGTCAGGAGATAAAAAAATTGAACTTTCATATGTAGAATGGGATACAGAGGTTGCCTCCACAAACGTGATTGCCAAAGTATTGGAAGATGAAGGATTCGATGTGACGGTAACCCCACTTGATAATGCTGTCATGTGGCAATCAGTAGCTTCCGGAGAGTCTGACGGTATGGTTGCTGCATGGTTGCCAGGTACACACGGTGATTTATATGAAGAGCATAAAGATGATGTAGAAGACTTAGGTACGAACCTTGAAGGTGCAAAAATTGGTTTGACGGTACCAGAGTATATGGATGTAGACTCGATTGAAGATTTGAAAGACGAAGCGGATAAAACCATCACCGGTATTGAACCGGGTGCCGGCGTTGTACAACACGCTGAACAAGCTGTAGACGATTACGATAATCTGAATGGCTGGGAAGTGGAAACATCCTCCAGTGGTGCCATGGCTTCTGCCTTGGGTAAAGCAATTAAGAAAAAGGATCCAATCGTTATTACTGGCTGGTCTCCACACTGGATGTTCCAGAAATATGACCTGAAATATCTGGATGATCCGAAAAACTCATTCGGTGATGCAGAAGAAATTAGAACGATGGTTCGTAAAGACTTGAAAGATGACATGCCTGATGCTTATAAAATTCTGGATAACTTCCAGTGGGAAACAGATGACATTGAAAGTGTTATGTTAGATATCCAAAATGGAGAGGATCCGGAAGATGCTGCAGCAAAATGGGTGGAAGATAATCAGGATAAGGTAGACGAGTGGACAGAAGGCGTAGAATAA
- a CDS encoding ABC transporter permease, which translates to MLDDALDFVKEIPIAEWVESFTDWITDVFAFLFDPIKEQFGDFMELTSDLLSQIPALIVIIIIALIAFFVSGKKWGLAVFSIVGLWLIYNQGMWDKLMDTFTLVLISSVLSVIVGVPFGILMAKSKIAEAILKPILDFMQTMPAFVYLIPAVAFFGIGMVPGVFASLIFATPPTVRFTNLGIREVSKELVEASEAFGSTGAQKLFKVELPMAKTTIMAGINQTVMLALSMVVIASMIGAPGLGREVLSALQRATVGTGFVAGLGIVILAIIIDRLTQSMNAKK; encoded by the coding sequence ATGCTTGATGATGCATTAGATTTTGTGAAAGAGATTCCTATAGCTGAATGGGTTGAAAGTTTTACCGATTGGATAACGGATGTATTTGCATTTCTATTTGACCCCATTAAAGAGCAATTTGGCGACTTCATGGAATTAACTTCCGATTTGTTAAGTCAAATACCAGCGCTTATTGTGATTATCATCATTGCGTTGATTGCCTTTTTCGTTTCCGGAAAAAAATGGGGGCTGGCTGTTTTTTCGATTGTTGGATTATGGCTAATTTATAACCAGGGAATGTGGGACAAATTAATGGACACATTTACACTCGTCTTGATATCTAGTGTATTGTCAGTCATTGTTGGCGTTCCATTTGGTATTTTAATGGCAAAAAGTAAAATTGCTGAGGCTATTCTCAAGCCGATATTGGACTTTATGCAGACCATGCCCGCGTTTGTATATTTAATCCCTGCCGTTGCCTTTTTCGGAATCGGAATGGTACCAGGGGTATTTGCCTCATTAATCTTTGCCACACCACCTACCGTTCGTTTCACCAACCTGGGCATTCGTGAGGTTTCCAAAGAACTGGTTGAAGCGTCAGAGGCATTTGGTAGTACCGGTGCACAAAAATTATTCAAGGTTGAACTGCCAATGGCCAAAACAACAATCATGGCAGGAATTAACCAGACAGTCATGCTGGCACTATCGATGGTTGTTATTGCATCCATGATTGGTGCACCGGGACTTGGACGAGAGGTACTATCGGCATTACAACGTGCAACGGTCGGAACAGGCTTTGTTGCCGGATTGGGAATTGTTATTCTGGCTATCATTATCGACCGGTTGACACAAAGTATGAATGCCAAAAAATAA